The genome window CCTCCCGTGCCAACACCCGCCGCAAAGTGCGTAATTTCGCCTTCGGTATCCCGCCAGATCTCAGGGCCAGTCGTGTCGTAATGCGCCGCCGTATTGGAAAGGTTATCGTACTGATTGGGGTATAGGGAGTTTGGAATTTCCTGATTTAACCGCTTCGCCACAGAGTAGTAAGAACGTGGATCATCGGGCGTTACATTCGTAGGACACACTATTACTTCGGCCCCAACCGCCCGGAGAATGTCCATTTTCTCCTTCGATTGTTTATCGGCCATCGTAAAAATACATTTGTACCCTTTGCCGATAGCCGCCAGCGCCAGACCCATTCCCGTGTTGCCGCTGGTTCCCTCGATGATGGTACCGCCCGGTTTCAGAATGCCCGCTTTTTCGGCGTCTTCAATCATCCGAATCGCGATGCGATCTTTGACCGAATTACCGGGGTTAAAATATTCAACTTTGGCCAGCACCGTTCCTTTAATGCCTTTTGTGACCTTATTCAGTTTCACCAGCGGCGTGTTGCCAATCGTGTCTATAATGGAATTGTAGTACTTCATAATCCTGTTACTTTATCTCTTGACATAACTCAACTAATACGCCATTTGTGCTTTTCGGATGCAGAAAAACGACCATTTTGTTGTCCGCTCCTTTTTTCGGTGTCTCGCTCAGAAACGTAAAGCCCAGTAAGCTCAGCCGTTCAATTTCAACGCGCAGATCATCCACTTCAAACGCAATGTGATGAACACCTTCCCCGCGTTTTTCGATGAATTTGGCAATCGGGCTATCCTCCCGAGTCGCTTCGAGCAGTTCGATTTTTGTGTCCTTCACCCTGAAAAACGACGTAGCCACCCCTTCCGATTCGACGGCTTCCGACTTGTAAGGCTCCGCGCCCAAAAGCCTGGCAAATAATTCGTTAGAAGACGCTATGTTTTTAACGGCTATGCCAATATGTTCTACGTTGGTCAGCATAATCAACCTGTTTTTTTTCGTTGGCGTTTTTAAGGCTTCTTTATGCAGAGTTAACCAAAGTTGACCAGACTTTTAGCAGGAACAGCGCGAAACTTTTCTTTTCGGCGCAGGGTTTTTATTTTAGCACACAATTGACACGTACTGCTATGGTTTCTGTTACTGACAAAGCGAAAGATAAAATTATTGAACTCCGCCAGAAAGATGGCCTGACGGAAAATTACGCCATTCGCGTAGCCGTTCAGGGCGGAGGCTGCTCTGGCCTGATGTATGATCTTCAGTTCGATACGGCGCAGCAAGCCACCGATCATATTATTGAAGACAAAGGAATTAAAATTTATGTCGACCGCAAGAGCCTGCTGTATCTAGCTGGTACTGAGCTAGATTTCTCCGATGGCTTGAATGGCAAAGGCTTCCAGTTCAGGAATCCAAATGCGTCTCGCACGTGCGGCTGCGGCGAAAGTTTTGCCGTCTAGCCTCAAATAATATCCGGGCTTTACGCTTTTTGAATTACATTGGTTCGTGAATTAAGTGTGGTATTTGTGTAAAAACACGTATCATGACTAATCATTAATCAATGTAATTTCTGTTTCTGATGAAAGCCAAATCCGTTTTCCACTCCCGCACGACGCTTACCGAATTGATGATTCCTTCCTACGCCAACTTTGGCGGGAAGATTCACGGGGGTATTTTGCTGTCATTGATGGATAAAGTTGCCTTTGCCTGTGCATCGAAGCACTCGGGTGCTTACTGCGTGACGGTTTCTGTCGAAGGGGTGGAATTTAAGCAGCCAGTCGAAGTGGGCGAACTTGTTTCGCTGTTGGCTTCGGTCAATCACGTGGGGCGCAGCTCGATGGTGATCGGCATCAAGGTGATTGCCGAAAATGTCAAAAAAGGCACGGTTAAGCATACCAATACCTCTTATTTTACGATGGTCGCCAAAGACGATGACGACCGCCCTACCGAAGTACCACCCCTCCTGCTTGAGAATAAAGACGACATCCGGCGCTTTCTGGAAGCCATCAAACGGAAAGAGCTGAAAGCCAATAACCGAATAAGTTTCGATAATGAAAAAACCCGCCTGTTTATGGAAAACGGCGGGCTGGATTTGCTCAAAGGCGAACGCTGCGTACTGGCTTAATTGGGTAGACGCAACGACTGCCAGGTTACTAATTGCCACTGATTGCCGTTTTTCACGTAAACATCCGTGTAGCGAAAACTCGTGTTAAGCGGCTGGCCATTCGTGAAGGCTTTTATCTCGCAAACGCCATTGAGAATGGCCGTTTTGCCGTATATCCGCGCCTTAAGCTCTTTCGAATCGATCGAATTATACTGCATACTACCATCCTTGATCGATTGAATAAAGGCCTGTTTCGTATCCGTTTTTCCACTGGAATGGATGTAAACCAAATCGCTGGCCAGTACTTTGTCCAGATACGTCAGGTCTTTGCTCACCTGCGCTGCAAAGCGGGCTTTTTCAACGTCCAGTACAGCTTTTTCGTCCGCGCTGGTCGATTGGGCATACCCCAGTGAAGTAGTGATTAGTAAGCCAAAAAAGAGTAAATACTTCATGCTTTGATAAGCGTTAAAGAGTTGATTGGTTAGATTCCTGATTATTTAGGGTATAAAGCACAGAATCCTTTCTGCTTACTGCGTTAACCGATAACTCGTTTAAAATACTTCACGGGCAATTTTCGTGATGTTGTCTGATTTGCCCATTGTATAAAAATGCAGCACGGGCGCACCCTTAGCCATCAACTCACGGCACTGCTGAACGCACCATTCAATGCCTACCTGACGCGCCTGCTGGTCATTTTCGCAGGCTTTCACGGCCCCAACCAAATCTTCGGGCATGTGGAGGTAAAAAATACTCGGCAATACATCCAGTTGCCTGCGCGTACTGAGCGGCTTCAGCCCCGGAATAATGGGAACGGTAATGCCCGCAGCACGGCATTGATCGACAAAGGCAAAATATTTCGCATTGTCAAAAAACATTTGCGTGACAATGTATTCAGCTCCGTTATCGATCTTTTGCTTTAGGTAGCGCATATCCGTCTCCGAGTCGATGGCCTCGAAGTGCTTCTCGGGATAGGCCGCTACCCCGATGCAAAAATCCGTCGGGCTCAGCGCCGTTTCCCCTTCGTGCAGGTAAATACCGCGATTCATGTCGCATACCTGCGCAACCAACTCACTGGCGTAGCTATGGCCGTTTTCCTTGGGCTTAAAATCCTTGTAAGGCTTTGCCGGATCGCCCCGCAGCACCAGCACATTATCGATTCCAAGGTATTGTAAATCAATCAGAAAATCTTCCGTTTCACCTTTTGTAAAGCCCCCGCAAAGTACGTGCGGCACGGGATCAACCCCGAAGCGATGCATGATGGCCGAGCAGATGCCAACGGTGCCGGGGCGTTTCCGGGTAACAATTTTTTTGATCGTCCCGTCTGGTTCTGGCCGTTCAATGTATTCCTCCCGGTGGTAGGTTACATCGATGAACGGAGGCTTAAACTCCATCAACGGCTCAATATTATCCAGCAGATTTTTCAAATTGTCGCCTTTGATAGGCGGAATTACTTCCAGGCTAAAGATGGTTTTACCAGCCGCTCTGCGAATATGTTCAGTAATCTTGGTCATTTGCGATCAGAAAAGATCCCAAAACGCTTCTACGCGTTATATTTTGGGCAGGACAAATTTAGAGGATAATGCGCGATAACTGGCTGCATTCCCTCCTTGATTCCCGTTTTTTCGGGATAAAAATTTCAGTGTCCTTTTTCAGTACAGGCAGACCTCCTCTGAAGGCTTCGTATTTACTTTTGCAACTTAAAAAAGCCCCAGCGAATCGCGGCAATCGCCATCCCTACCCGACTTTTTACGTTCATTTTTTCAAAAAGCGATTCCCGGTAGCCGTCCACCGTGCGGGGGCTGACGCACATTTTATCTGCAATCTGGGCGTAAGTCAAATCGCTGCACGCCATTTTCAGAAATTCATGCTCCCGACCGCTGAATTTGAAATAGGCCGTCGGCGCATCATTTTTTGCAGGATCCAGAACTTTCACCAATCGTTCGGTTAACGAAGCCGAGTAATGATAGCCTTTGGTACACACGTCATCCAGCGCCTGCCGTAGTTCCGCCGGACGACAGATTTTTAACAAATAGCCCCGCGCGCCGCTCTGAACCATGCGAACGACGTGATCTTCCTGATCCATCATGGATAAAGCAATGACCTTGATATCGGGGAAATTCTGCTTTAGATAAGCTGCGGTTGTGAAGCCGTCCATCTCGGGCATATGGACATCAAGCAACACGAGCTGAGGCCGGTCGCCCCGATTCAGGTATTTTAGCAGGTCCCGCCCGTGTTCAGCTACAATAGTGACTTCGTAATTATCGAATTTTTGCACCAGATCCGACAAACTGTAGGCAAATAGCCGATGATCATCAACAATCGCGATAGAGGTTTTCACATAAATAGCTTTTGAGGTAAGTGTCTGGAACTTACGGGAAATAGCCCCTTAAGTCAAATACTTGTTCATCTATTTATGGAACGTGATTATTTCTAGGAAATAGTCAATTTTAGAAGCTGTCCTAGAGGTGTTAACCACCTCTAGGACAGTTATTTTCAGGCGTCGTAACTTAAAACGGGAGCCAACCAGCGTTCCACATCCTCCACGCTCATGTTTTTCCGTTGCGCATAGTCATGTACCTGGTCTTTATTGATCTTGCCGGTAGCAAAATACTTCGATTCAGGGTGCGAAAAGTAAAACCCACTCACCGACGAAGCCGGATACATGGCAAAACTTTCGGTTAGCTTGATGTCGATTTTACCCGCGTCCAGCAAATCAAAAAGCGTCGCTTTTTCCGTATGATCCGGGCAGGCCGGATAGCCGGGAGCGGGACGGATTCCTTGGTAATCTTCTTTAATCAGCTGTTCGTTGGAGAGTTGCTCATTGGTTGCATAGGGCCAAAATTCCTTCCGAACCCGCTCATGCATCAGCTCCGCAAAAGCTTCGGCCAGCCGGTCGGCCAGGGCCTTCACCATGATGCTGTTGTAATCGTCGTGGTCACGCTCATACTGCTCCAGTAAGGTTTCGATGCCAATACCAGCCGTAACGGCAAAGCCACCGATGTAGTCTTCCCGCCCACTTTCCAAAGGCGCAATAAAATCGGACAGGCAGAAGTTAGGCAACCCCGGTGCTTTCTGGTTTTGCTGACGGATAAAGTGTAAAACGGCTTTGGTGTCGTATACTAACTCCCCGGCCTGCCCTAAATCCAGCTTCCCCTGCCCGTTGACGTTCGCTTGCTGGCGGCTCAGTTTATATTCCAGATGCGTATGCGACCCGTGCCGCTCACAAGGAATCTGCCTAACAACTTCCTCAAAATCATGCAATAAAACGTCGTCCTCCGTTGAGTTAGCGGGAAAGAACCCAACCACTGCCTTGGCTTTCAGGAGCTTTTTATCGATGATTTCCTGCAAAAGCTGCTGCGCATCGTCGAACAGCTTCTTCGCTTCGTTTCCTACCACGGCATCCTCGAAAATCTTCGGGTATTTTCCGTGCAGCTGCCAGGTCTGGAAAAACGGAGTCCAGTCAATGTATTTGGCAATGTCGGCCAGCGAATAATCGTCAAAGTACCGATTACCCAGGAAAGTGGGTTTGGTTGGTTCAAAATCTGCCCAGTTGATCGCTACGCGGTTGGCGCGCGCTTTTTCAATCGTCAGCGTTGTTTTATCTTTTTGCCGCTTGGCATGATCGGCGCGTAGTTTGACGTACTCGGCTTTAATTTCCTGGAAAATCAGATCGCGCGTTTCAGAGGCTTCACTCGTCAAACGCCCGGCAACCGGCACGCTTCGGCTGGCATCCAGCACGTGAATGACCGGTCCCGAATAATGCGGATCAATTTTTACGGCGGTATGAATCCGGGACGTTGTTGCCCCGCCAATCAGCAACGGCACCTTGAAGCCCTGCCGCTCCATTTCTTTGGCTACGCCGACCATTTCATCCAGTGACGGCGTAATCAAGCCACTCAAGCCGATGATATCGACATTGTGTTTCTTGGCCTCTTCCAGGATTTTCTGGGTCGGCACCATCACCCCTAAATCGATGATTTCGTAGTTGTTACAGCCCAGGACAACGCCCACAATGTTTTTTCCAATATCATGCACATCGCCTTTCACGGTGGCCATCAGGATTTTCCCAACGGCTCTGGCCCCCTCCGATTTCTCCGCTTCGATGTAGGGAAGCAAGTAAGCCACCGCTTTTTTCATCACCCGCGCCGATTTCACGACCTGCGGCAGAAACATTTTTCCTTCGCCAAACAGATCGCCAACGACGTTCATGCCATCCATCAACGGGCCTTCAATGACCTGCAAAGGACGGTCGAATTGCTGACGTGCCTCCTCTACATCCTGGTCGATGTAGTCGGTAATGCCTTTCACCAGGGCGTGTTTCAACCGTAAACCGACCGGTTCCAGCCGCCAGCTTTCATCCTGAACGATTTCTTTGCCTTTCGCCTTCACGGTTTCGGCAAACTCAACCAGTCGCTCCGTCGCATCCTGGCGACGATTTAGCAGCACGTCTTCGCAGCGTTCGAGTAGATCTTTCGGAATTTCGTCGTACACGCCCAATTGTCCGGCGTTGACGATGCCCATGTCCAAACCCGCTTTGATGGCGTGGTAGAGAAAAGCCGAGTGCATGGCTTCGCGGACCACCTCATTGCCCCGGAACGAGAACGAGATATTAGACACCCCACCCGACACTTTCGCTAACGGCAGGTTTTCCTTGATCCAGCGCGTAGCGTTGATAAAATCAACCGCGTAATTGTTATGTTCTTCGATCCCCGTCGCAACCGTCAGGATGTTCGGGTCGAAAATAATGTCCTGAGGGGCAAAGCCAACCTGATCGACCATAATTCGGTAAGCCCGCTCACAAATTTCAATCCGACGCTCGTAGTTATCGGCCTGACCTTGTTCGTCAAAAGCCATTACTACAACCGCCGCCCCGTATCGATTAACCAGCTTAGCCCGTTGAATAAACGCTTCTTCGCCTTCTTTGAGCGAAATAGAGTTGACGATGGCTTTGCCCTGGACGCATTTCAAACCGGCCTCGATCACCTCCCACTTCGAAGAGTCGATCATGATGGGCACCCGGGCAATATCCGGTTCAGCCGCAATCAGGTTCAGGAAGGTGGTCATGGCTTCCACCGAATCCAGCATTCCTTCGTCCATGTTAATATCGATGACCTGCGCCCCGTTCTCCACCTGTTGCCGGGCGACCGACAAAGCAGCATCGTAATCACCGGATTTAATCAGTCGGGCAAAGGCTTTCGAACCGGTTACGTTGGTCCGCTCCCCGATGTTGACGAAATTGGTGGTTTCTGTAATTTTCAGAGGTTCCAGACCCGACAGTTTCTGGTAAGGTTCCGGCTGTGGCTTAGGGCGGGGCTGGTAGTTGGCCGCTACCTGGGCGATGGCCTGGATGTGATCCGGCGTCGATCCGCAGCATCCCCCGACAATATTGACAAAGCCTTCTTTGATAAAGTCCTCAATCTGAGCGGCCATGCTCTCCGGCGTTTCGTCGTACTCGCCAAACTCATTCGGCAAACCCGCGTTGGGATAGGCCGATGTAAAGAACGGCGACTCTTTGGCCAGCGTCTGCACGTAGGGGCGCATCAGCTCGGCCCCCAGCGCACAGTTTAGCCCCACACTCAGGAGCGGCAAATGAGAAACGGAATACAAAAAGGCCTCCGTCGTCTGTCCCGACAAAGTCCGACCCGACGCATCGGTAATCGTCCCGGAAACCATGATAGGCAATGGTTCCCGCCTGGTGTCTACAAAATATTTGTCAATGGCAAACAGCGCGGCTTTGGCGTTGAGCGTATCGAAAATCGTTTCGACCAGCAACAGGTCCGAACCGCCTTCGACCAGTCCCCGCACCTGCTCGTAGTACGAATCCACCAGTTGATCAAACGTGATGGCGCGGTAACCTGGATTGTTCACATCCGGCGAAAGCGAAGCCGTGCGGTTGGTGGGTCCCATAGCCCCGGCTACGAAGCGGGGCTTGGCGGGATTTTGCCGCGTGAACTCCACGGTCGTTTCTTTAGCAATCCGCGCCGATTCGTAATTCAACTCATACGCCAAATCCTCCATGTGGTAGTCGGCCATCGCGATGGATGTACTGCTGAAGGTGTTGGTTTCCAGAATATCCGATCCCGCTGCTAAGTATTGCCGATGAATCTCCTGAATAATATGCGGTTGGGTAATGGACAGCAAGTCGTTGTTTCCCTTCACGTCATGCGGCCAGTTCTGAAAACGTTCCCCCCGGTAATCCTCTTCTTCGAGTTTATAGCGTTGAATCATTGTCCCCATTGCTCCGTCGAGAATGAGAATCCGACGCTCCAGAAGGTCTTTTATCTTTTCCAAGTGTAATTATAGTTTTAAGCCCACCTAAACAGTTGATGATCAATCAAAAAACAGACAAGGGCTTATCGTCAGAAGAGGAAGTTGGCAGTTCGCCGCAGCGATCGACATTTCTCTTATCTCTCCCCGCCAGCGGAGCGGGGTGGAATGTGGCACCGTTCTAAAAAGGGGTTGCCAAGACATCGTTGGGTCCGATCCCTCCGTCTTTCTTGATAAGCTGTTGCAAAAATACACAAAGAGGCTTGTTTTGCCAAAATGATTATTTCGGACAGAACAAACCTCCCTGATTAAAATAACAAACTCGTTTCTAGCGCATTGTATCTGCTTTAGCGGTCGCATTGGCCGAAAGCATTTTATAAAGTGCGTCGCCTACCCGCTGGTTGACAAGGGGGCTGGCGTGCGCGTCGTTACGGCCCACAATCCGATCTTTAGGATCCAGGTCTTTGGTAACACTGCTCACTTCCAGAATGGGTACCTGCTGCTGCGCAAAATAGGTTTCTACAGGCTGGGTATACATTTTGGTTTTCTCGAAATTGTGCGAGAACGGAAAGATAACCACGAACAGACGAACGTTATTTTTCTTGCTATAATCCACAAAACGACTCAGATCGCGGATGTGGCTGTTCAGAATCGTTGTGTCGGTGTAAACACGTTTGGCGTAATCCTGATAAGGCGCGAAGTTTCCGTGCGGCAGTTGCCAGTAAATGTAGTTCAGGAGATAAGAGCGGGCAAATAAAGGCCGGGTCGGGCCAGGAACATCGGAGTAAGGCTCAAAGCCCTGGGGGACAACGCCTCCGTCCCGGGCGGCTTTCTCAATATCATTCGGAAAGTACTGCAACACCATCCAATCGGGCTTAACGCCGTATTTTTCAAAGCGTTCGTATTCATCCCGCGTATCTGATCCCGAAACCCCTAAATTATAGACTTCGTACTTATCCCCCAGCTTTTGGGCCAGGACATTGGAAAAGCGATCCTCTACATTCTTGATTCCGTGGCCCGCCGCAAAGGAGTCCCCAATGACCATTACTTTTGTTTTTCCCAGCGAATCGGCATGGTCTTCATCCCGGTATCCTTTTTCATTAACCGGGCTCCAATAGCGTTCAAACCAGATTTTTGAGGCCAGCGTGCTGTTTCCCTCGTGGCTCTGCGAAATGGTCATAAATACCATCTCCAGAAAAACCAGCAACACCAGCAGCGGCACAAACAGCGTGGCCACGTTAATCAGCCATTTCGGTGCTTTGGGATTCTTGACAATGTTGTAGTAAAAAATTCTCAGTAAATCGTAGAGGAAGAGAAATAAAACAACACCTTTGGCGAAGCGGATGTAGGCGTTGTCGAACAGGCCATGAAATGGATAGGAAAATGAAATTTTGAGTCGCTCGGGAAAAAACAGCAAAACTGCCAGCATGCTTATTAAAACAAGTCGCAGCAGGCTAGTAACTAATTTGGAGGTCATTGTATT of Tellurirhabdus bombi contains these proteins:
- the mce gene encoding methylmalonyl-CoA epimerase, which produces MLTNVEHIGIAVKNIASSNELFARLLGAEPYKSEAVESEGVATSFFRVKDTKIELLEATREDSPIAKFIEKRGEGVHHIAFEVDDLRVEIERLSLLGFTFLSETPKKGADNKMVVFLHPKSTNGVLVELCQEIK
- a CDS encoding HesB/IscA family protein — protein: MVSVTDKAKDKIIELRQKDGLTENYAIRVAVQGGGCSGLMYDLQFDTAQQATDHIIEDKGIKIYVDRKSLLYLAGTELDFSDGLNGKGFQFRNPNASRTCGCGESFAV
- a CDS encoding acyl-CoA thioesterase is translated as MKAKSVFHSRTTLTELMIPSYANFGGKIHGGILLSLMDKVAFACASKHSGAYCVTVSVEGVEFKQPVEVGELVSLLASVNHVGRSSMVIGIKVIAENVKKGTVKHTNTSYFTMVAKDDDDRPTEVPPLLLENKDDIRRFLEAIKRKELKANNRISFDNEKTRLFMENGGLDLLKGERCVLA
- a CDS encoding nuclear transport factor 2 family protein → MKYLLFFGLLITTSLGYAQSTSADEKAVLDVEKARFAAQVSKDLTYLDKVLASDLVYIHSSGKTDTKQAFIQSIKDGSMQYNSIDSKELKARIYGKTAILNGVCEIKAFTNGQPLNTSFRYTDVYVKNGNQWQLVTWQSLRLPN
- the metF gene encoding methylenetetrahydrofolate reductase [NAD(P)H]; protein product: MTKITEHIRRAAGKTIFSLEVIPPIKGDNLKNLLDNIEPLMEFKPPFIDVTYHREEYIERPEPDGTIKKIVTRKRPGTVGICSAIMHRFGVDPVPHVLCGGFTKGETEDFLIDLQYLGIDNVLVLRGDPAKPYKDFKPKENGHSYASELVAQVCDMNRGIYLHEGETALSPTDFCIGVAAYPEKHFEAIDSETDMRYLKQKIDNGAEYIVTQMFFDNAKYFAFVDQCRAAGITVPIIPGLKPLSTRRQLDVLPSIFYLHMPEDLVGAVKACENDQQARQVGIEWCVQQCRELMAKGAPVLHFYTMGKSDNITKIAREVF
- a CDS encoding response regulator transcription factor; protein product: MKTSIAIVDDHRLFAYSLSDLVQKFDNYEVTIVAEHGRDLLKYLNRGDRPQLVLLDVHMPEMDGFTTAAYLKQNFPDIKVIALSMMDQEDHVVRMVQSGARGYLLKICRPAELRQALDDVCTKGYHYSASLTERLVKVLDPAKNDAPTAYFKFSGREHEFLKMACSDLTYAQIADKMCVSPRTVDGYRESLFEKMNVKSRVGMAIAAIRWGFFKLQK
- the metH gene encoding methionine synthase gives rise to the protein MEKIKDLLERRILILDGAMGTMIQRYKLEEEDYRGERFQNWPHDVKGNNDLLSITQPHIIQEIHRQYLAAGSDILETNTFSSTSIAMADYHMEDLAYELNYESARIAKETTVEFTRQNPAKPRFVAGAMGPTNRTASLSPDVNNPGYRAITFDQLVDSYYEQVRGLVEGGSDLLLVETIFDTLNAKAALFAIDKYFVDTRREPLPIMVSGTITDASGRTLSGQTTEAFLYSVSHLPLLSVGLNCALGAELMRPYVQTLAKESPFFTSAYPNAGLPNEFGEYDETPESMAAQIEDFIKEGFVNIVGGCCGSTPDHIQAIAQVAANYQPRPKPQPEPYQKLSGLEPLKITETTNFVNIGERTNVTGSKAFARLIKSGDYDAALSVARQQVENGAQVIDINMDEGMLDSVEAMTTFLNLIAAEPDIARVPIMIDSSKWEVIEAGLKCVQGKAIVNSISLKEGEEAFIQRAKLVNRYGAAVVVMAFDEQGQADNYERRIEICERAYRIMVDQVGFAPQDIIFDPNILTVATGIEEHNNYAVDFINATRWIKENLPLAKVSGGVSNISFSFRGNEVVREAMHSAFLYHAIKAGLDMGIVNAGQLGVYDEIPKDLLERCEDVLLNRRQDATERLVEFAETVKAKGKEIVQDESWRLEPVGLRLKHALVKGITDYIDQDVEEARQQFDRPLQVIEGPLMDGMNVVGDLFGEGKMFLPQVVKSARVMKKAVAYLLPYIEAEKSEGARAVGKILMATVKGDVHDIGKNIVGVVLGCNNYEIIDLGVMVPTQKILEEAKKHNVDIIGLSGLITPSLDEMVGVAKEMERQGFKVPLLIGGATTSRIHTAVKIDPHYSGPVIHVLDASRSVPVAGRLTSEASETRDLIFQEIKAEYVKLRADHAKRQKDKTTLTIEKARANRVAINWADFEPTKPTFLGNRYFDDYSLADIAKYIDWTPFFQTWQLHGKYPKIFEDAVVGNEAKKLFDDAQQLLQEIIDKKLLKAKAVVGFFPANSTEDDVLLHDFEEVVRQIPCERHGSHTHLEYKLSRQQANVNGQGKLDLGQAGELVYDTKAVLHFIRQQNQKAPGLPNFCLSDFIAPLESGREDYIGGFAVTAGIGIETLLEQYERDHDDYNSIMVKALADRLAEAFAELMHERVRKEFWPYATNEQLSNEQLIKEDYQGIRPAPGYPACPDHTEKATLFDLLDAGKIDIKLTESFAMYPASSVSGFYFSHPESKYFATGKINKDQVHDYAQRKNMSVEDVERWLAPVLSYDA
- a CDS encoding SGNH/GDSL hydrolase family protein; this encodes MLAVLLFFPERLKISFSYPFHGLFDNAYIRFAKGVVLFLFLYDLLRIFYYNIVKNPKAPKWLINVATLFVPLLVLLVFLEMVFMTISQSHEGNSTLASKIWFERYWSPVNEKGYRDEDHADSLGKTKVMVIGDSFAAGHGIKNVEDRFSNVLAQKLGDKYEVYNLGVSGSDTRDEYERFEKYGVKPDWMVLQYFPNDIEKAARDGGVVPQGFEPYSDVPGPTRPLFARSYLLNYIYWQLPHGNFAPYQDYAKRVYTDTTILNSHIRDLSRFVDYSKKNNVRLFVVIFPFSHNFEKTKMYTQPVETYFAQQQVPILEVSSVTKDLDPKDRIVGRNDAHASPLVNQRVGDALYKMLSANATAKADTMR